One Spinacia oleracea cultivar Varoflay chromosome 4, BTI_SOV_V1, whole genome shotgun sequence DNA segment encodes these proteins:
- the LOC130459728 gene encoding uncharacterized protein, translated as MTSKMSLLVCWSIVSTIVLGLLCGVHGSSFYKQQSTLTTIKTGEGQVYDCVDFYKQPAFNHPSLNNHIPTVNITSLQRKARKLENLGLKDGCPIGTVPILRLSNVNKSLSMDSTLNGRHCNAGFRVDAKQGLKLLGAHGTTGLWKPLVYGNEWSVSRMKILNGPDSIEAGWMVNPNLYNDLEAHLYARWTAGSSGCFNLLCSGFVQVSTNVPLGIIPHDYSHIGWDNQTGWIISIDKNLNDGNWWLTIDADKKQVGYWPKSLFTSLSESGSRVEWGGEIDNPDSNTPPYMGSGQKAMKDTRQSALYCQIGVFADQKGQVPAELYTDCDEYTSIDAGYQGDFWGRLIFYGGPYKKIG; from the exons ATGACTTCAAAGATGTCTCTATTGGTATGTTGGTCTATAGTATCAACTATTGTATTGGGATTATTGTGTGGAGTACATGGATCATCGTTCTACAAACAACAATCGACTCTTACTACTATTAAG ACTGGGGAAGGACAAGTTTATGATTGTGTGGATTTCTATAAGCAACCTGCTTTTAATCATCCATCGTTAAATAACCATATTCCTACC GTAAATATAACTTCTCTACAAAGAAAAGCAAGAAAACTCGAGAATCTCGGACTCAAAGATGGTTGTCCAATAGGGACTGTGCCTATTTTAAGACTTTCCAATGTCAATAAGTCACTTTCTATGGATTCTACTTTAAATGGAAGACATTGT AATGCTGGTTTTCGAGTGGATGCTAAACAAGGTTTAAAATTATTGGGTGCACACGGTACAACAGGTCTTTGGAAACCTTTAGTATATGGGAATGAGTGGTCAGTCTCTCGAATGAAAATTCTAAATGGACCTGATAGTATTGAAGCCGGATGGATG gTGAATCCAAATCTATACAACGATCTTGAAGCACACCTTTATGCAAGGTGGACG GCTGGATCGAGTGGATGCTTTAATCTTCTATGCTCGGGCTTTGTTCAAGTGTCGACTAATGTGCCTTTAGGCATAATCCCTCACGATTACTCTCATATAGGTTGGGACAATCAAACTGGTTGGATCATATCTATTGACAAG AATTTGAATGATGGAAATTGGTGGCTGACAATAGATGCAGACAAAAAACAAGTTGGATATTGGCCCAAAAGTCTATTTACATCTTTGTCGGAATCGGGTTCTCGGGTCGAATGGGGCGGAGAGATTGACAATCCGGATTCAAATACTCCTCCTTATATGGGTAGTGGTCAAAAGGCCATGAAGGACACTAGACAATCGGCATTGTACTGCCAAATTGGAGTTTTTGCTGATCAAAAGGGTCAAGTTCCCGCCGAATTATATACGGACTGCGATGAATATACAAGCATTGATGCTGGATATCAAGGAGATTTTTGGGGTCGTCTTATATTTTATGGAGGTCCATACAAGAAAATTGGATAA